Proteins encoded within one genomic window of Panicum virgatum strain AP13 chromosome 1N, P.virgatum_v5, whole genome shotgun sequence:
- the LOC120656166 gene encoding uncharacterized protein LOC120656166, translating to MDEGPWIFRGHAVLLEEYDGVTKPSKVEFKTLSIWARVYDLPIGFRTENIGRQLGNKIGKFLKMDLDEEFSGWRDFLRIRVKLDVEKPLTRVVFISVGAGKREPFRVKYEKLPKFCAVCGLLGHVETECGDGVHDKKALQYADWLVVSPERKGKVKGSRSAGSGDTKGSDSKNSKKAPFQKGYVETKNGSSSQRGSSDLVELRDDARSPLKRDSDRLPKLGGSETKWLSAPGDDEMHLSNDLALALIPARNKMEYLDNIFELKDGRPLLECSDRSECGKDFVLEMRSQKKLRVEGGMR from the coding sequence ATGGATGAGGGTCCATGGATTTTCAGAGGCCATGCTGTCCTCTTGGAAGAATATGATGGAGTTACAAAGCCCTCTAAGGTGGAGTTCAAGACCTTGTCAATATGGGCTCGTGTATACGACCTGCCAATAGGTTTCAGGACGGAAAATATAGGGCGCCAATTGGGGAATAAAATAGGAAAATTTCTGAAGATGGATCTAGATGAGGAATTTAGTGGATGGAGAGATTTTCTGCGCATCAGAGTTAAATTAGATGTGGAGAAACCTCTGACTAGGGTTGTCTTTATTTCTGTGGGAGCAGGAAAGCGTGAGCCATTTCGGGTGAAATATGAGAAGCTCCCAAAGTTCTGTGCTGTCTGTGGTCTTCTGGGTCACGTTGAAACTGAATGTGGCGACGGTGTTCATGATAAGAAAGCCCTCCAATACGCGGACTGGTTGGTGGTTAGCCCtgaaagaaaagggaaagtAAAAGGTAGCAGGTCTGCGGGTTCCGGGGATACAAAGGGATCAGAttctaaaaattcaaaaaaggcTCCTTTTCAGAAGGGATATGTTGAGACCAAGAATGGAAGTAGCAGCCAGAGAGGCTCTAGTGACTTGGTCGAATTAAGggatgatgcaagaagcccctTAAAGAGGGATAGTGATCGGCTCCCAAAGTTGGGTGGAAGCGAGACCAAATGGCTTAGTGCACCAGGAGATGATGAAATGCATCTAAGTAATGACCTGGCTTTGGCTCTTATCCCTGCAAGGAATAAGATGGAATATTTGGATAATATATTTGAATTAAAGGATGGTCGCCCTCTGTTAGAGTGTTCAGACAGGAGTGAATGTGGAAAAGACTTTGTTCTGGAGATGAGAAGTCAGAAGAAACTAAGAGTGGAGGGGGGAATGAGGTAG
- the LOC120656164 gene encoding protein SENSITIVE TO PROTON RHIZOTOXICITY 1-like has protein sequence MPWPQQSAAPKPIQVGFHSQPAMDSTPGNPAAGSRSSAIASRGATAPAPLTMPGGEPSDALVGGGAGGADGDPRVALLRLAALGDRMAAVRGRIAASISGVARPLSYADIQSVSLEISSAAQHVVLNAASLLASSVPFPAPPPPPTAAAPSPAPFREIPAAAASAQAQEQPLEAAKGDGGYEVVELDAAELLAEHVHFCEICGKGFRRDANLRMHMRAHGDRFKTLDALSRPGQAKPKPPAGDREVRFSCPFAGCNRNRAHRRFRPLKSAVCARNHFRRSHCPKLYACERCDGKKRFAVLADLRSHLRHCGEEAQWRCSCGTTFSRKDKLFGHLALFEGHTPAVTEPNKNVTAGPTEPILDAMEEGGIEEGNCDQEEDEEGGYDPEFFKEWMEELRGGASGSNWPGPAAAGH, from the coding sequence ATGCCATGGCCTCAGCAGTCAGCAGCACCAAAGCCAATCCAAGTTGGGTTCCACTCGCAGCCGGCGATGGACTCCACCCCGGGCAACCCGGCCGCCGGCAGCCGCAGCAGCGCCATCGCGTCCAGGGGTGCGACGGCTCCGGCCCCGCTGACCATGCCGGGCGGCGAACCCTCTGATGCCCTCGTGGGCGGCGGTGCCGGAGGAGCGGACGGGGACCCCCgcgtcgccctcctccgccTGGCTGCCCTCGGGGACCGCATGGCCGCCGTCCGGGGCCGTATCGCCGCCTCCATCTCCGGCGTGGCCCGGCCCCTCTCCTACGCCGACATCCAATCCGTCTCCTTGGagatctcctccgccgcccagcACGTCGTCCTCAACGCCGCATCGCTCCTCGCTTCCTCCGTCCCCTTCCCCGCCCCGCCTCCACCtcctaccgccgccgctccctctccGGCTCCCTTCCGAGAGATCCCTGCTGCGGCCGCCTCTGCCCAGGCCCAAGAGCAACCCCTAGAAGCTGCCAAGGGCGACGGCGGCTACGAGGTCgtggagctcgacgccgccgagctGCTCGCGGAGCACGTCCACTTCTGCGAGATCTGCGGCAAGGGCTTCCGCCGCGACGCCAACCTCAGGATGCACATGCGCGCGCACGGGGACCGCTTCAAGACCCTCGACGCCCTCTCCCGCCCCGGCCAGGCCAAGCCGAAGCCTCCCGCCGGCGACCGCGAGGTGCGGTTCTCCTGCCCCTTCGCGGGCTGCAACCGGAACCGCGCGCACCGCCGCTTTCGGCCGCTCAAATCGGCGGTCTGCGCGCGGAACCACTTCCGGCGCAGCCACTGCCCCAAGCTCTACGCCTGCGAGCGCTGCGACGGGAAGAAGCGCTTCGCCGTCCTCGCTGACCTCCGCAGCCACCTGCGCCACTGCGGCGAGGAGGCCCAGTGGCGATGTTCCTGCGGCACCACATTCTCGCGCAAGGAcaagctgttcggccatctagCCCTCTTTGAAGGCCACACTCCAGCCGTCACCGAGCCAAACAAGAATGTGACAGCAGGACCTACAGAGCCAATTCTTGATGCCATGGAGGAAGGAGGAATTGAAGAAGGCAATTGTGAccaggaggaggatgaggagggcgGCTATGATCCAGAGTTCTTCAAGGAGTGGATGGAGGAGCTCAGAGGTGGTGCCAGTGGCTCGAATTGGCCTGGACCTGCAGCAGCTGGACATTAG